CCCGGCCGGTTCGGGGTCCCACACCGGCAGGCGTGCGCGGTGCCTTCGCCAAGCCGCCCCGTCGCACGGCGTGTTCGCCGCCCGCGCGTACGCGGGCGTGCCGTGGTCAGGCGAGGTGGAGGCTGCTGAGCGCGGTGGTCCAGTCGGTGACGATGGCGCGCTGCGCGGCCGCGAGGGTGACCGTGCCTTTGCAGACTGCGGTGTGCAGCTTCGTCTCCACCGGGTCCTTCTTGTTGTTGACCCCGGACCCTTTCTTGTGGCCGGGGTCGGCGGGCTCGACCCACAGGTTGCGGTAGTCGTTGGGGTCGCCGCCCAGCTGCAGGCTGATCAGGTGGTCGTACTCGGCATCGCCCATGCGGCCGGTGTAGCTGTAGGAGGCGGCGTTGAGTTGCTTCTCCTTGCCGGTGACGTAGGTGGAGGGGCGGATGGTGGAGGTGTAGCCGCCCGTGCGGCAGATCGTCGACTTCAGATTCGACTGGGTGACGGCCGGCGAGATGGCGCCCGGCGTGCACTTCGGGTCCTCCAGTGGCTCCCCCTTCTCGTACCGGTAGTGGCAGCTGCCGGCCGCGGGCTGCTGCTGCACGGTGTAGTGCTCCTGCGGGCCGGCGCCCACGGCGATCGACCGGCCGGACGGCCCTCCTGAAGCGGAGGTTGCGGACGGGCCCGCCTGCGGACTCCCGGACTCGGCCAGACCGCCGATCGAATCGGGGGAACAGCCCGCCAGCAGCAGGCAGGCGAGCAGCACCGGCGGTACGGCGCGATGGACAGCGTGCATGAGGATCCCTCACCAGGGGGCAGCGGACGAGCAGATGCTGCCCTACCATCCCGCCGCCCTACCGCCCGGGGTACGGCGCGAAGGCGCACCGGCATCGCGGTCCGGAAGAGTGGCGGCGGCCTGACAGCACACGAGCCCCACCCCGCCTCAGGCGGGATGGGGCTCACCGAGCGCCGGGCAGGCCTTGCACCTGCATTTCCCCGCAGGAAGCGGGGCGTCTTTCCTTGGACTACCAACGCAACGCCAGGCACCGGGAGTTCCAGCAACCAGCTCAAGATCAAGAATACACCCGGCCGGCCCTGCGCCCCTCCCGGATCGAGCAGTTCGTATTGATCGGCCCCGGCAGCCAGCACGGTCAGGCAGGCGGGCGCCGCGCGGTGCCGCCGCCGCTTCCGTTCAGCGGGATCAGGGACTCCAGACGGGCGCCTTTGACCCACGAGCCCAGCAGATCACGGTGCAGGGCCACGATGTCCTGACGCAGCGCCAGGCCCAGCGCAGCCTTCGTGAACATACGGCCGGTGGTGACGAACAGGGCCACGTCCGCACCGTGTTCGAGGCGGGCGGTACCGACAAACTTCTGCATGTCCTGCGAGGACACACTCCGGTTCGGCGCATACTTTTTGCACTGGACGACGAGTTTGCGGCCGTCGGCGAGGTAGCCGATGACGTCCGCACCCAGGTCGCCGCTCTTGCCGCTGACAACGACCTTCGTGCAGCCGTCCCGCCGGCACAGACCGGCGACATACATCTCGAAGTCCTGCCACGACAGCGCGTCGACCTCGGCCATCGACAACTCCCGCGCCCGGGCCTCCTCCTGTGCCCGCCACTGCCGGTCCTCACCGATCGCGAGGCGGTGCGCGCGCAGCAGCGCCCAGCCGGCCCCGCACACCACGACCGCGCCAAGCACGCCCGCGAGGACGGGCCACACCGCCGCCCAGTGCCCGGCCGCCCACACCACGGCGACCGCTGCCGCCACCGCGCCCCAGCCCTGCAGCTGCCTGCGTGTCCGCTTCCTCGAGCGCCGGCGTCGTGGTGATGCCATCACTCCCCCGCTCCCCGTGGCCGTGCACCCGCAGTGTGAAAGCCCTCCCCGGCCCCGGCAAGAGGGCCTGGCCGCCGCGCGGAGGCAGGGGCAGTGCTCACTGGCGGTCGAGGCGGATCGGGTAGGACACCGTCGGCCGCGGCCTGGGCGTCGGGTTGTCCCAGCCCGGGAACGGCACCGGATAGTGGACCGTCGACTTCGTGCGTGGCGCTTGCCCCCCACCGCCACCGGCCGTGCCGGGGGCCCCGCCGTAGCCTGCGATCGCAATCCCCAGCAACACCAGAACCGACATGTCCCGGCGCGCTCCCGGCGCCCACCGGAAGTACCGCCGCACCTTCTGGCCCCCACGCTCGTGTTCCTCCACCCAGGGCATGTCTGCTTCCCCCTCCTGATCGGCCGCATTGATGGCCTGCTGGGACGAGGACACCACCCGGCACTGACAACCAGTCAGAAAGGGATCACTGAAAGCGATGCAATCCAGACGCGGACAGCTCGCCCAGGGCCCCTGCCCGGCACCGCTACCAGGGCATCTTCCTCACTCAGCGGGCGGAACCAGCCGAACCCCGCAACGGAATTGGTCCAGCAGCGACTCGGCGACGACGGAATTGAGGAAGAGCGGAATCCAGTCGCTGGGTGGCCGGTTGCCGGTGATGACCGAGGACCGGCCTTGCCGTGGCGGTGAGGCGTTGATCTCCTGGGTGCTGCAGGTATCGCGCTCGTCACCCGGGACGCTGAGGCCTGCGCAGGCAGGTCGCTGCGTTCGAAGACGCCGCGGCCCCGCATCCGGGACCCTACAAAGAGCCGCCCGTCGGTGAGGTTGGTGCGGTCATACTGTGCGCGTGGAGCACATAGGCGGATACACCATCAGAGCCAAGCTCGGCGAGGGCGGGATGGGAACCGTCTACCTGGCGTATTCGCGCGGCGGCCGTGCACTCGCCGTGAAGGTCGTCAAGCCCGAGCTCGCGGCCGATCCGGCCTTCCGTGCCCGTTTCCGCGTCGAAGTGACGGCGGCCCGCGCGGTAGGCGGTGTCCACACCGCACCGGTTGTCGATGCGGACCTCGATGGCGAACCTCCGTGGCTGGCTACTGCCTACGTGCCAGGGCCCACTCTCTCTGAACTGCTGGCCGCCGATGGCCCGTTGGACGAGCCCCGCCTTCGGCAACTGGGCGCCGCCTTGGCGGAGGCGCTGGCGGCCATCCACGCCCACGGCCTGGTACACCGGGACCTCAAGCCCAGCAACATCATCATGGCTGAGGGCGGCCTCCGGGTCATCGACTTCGGCATCGCGCGGGCCATCGGGTCCACACGCCTGACAGCGACCGGAGCGATATTCGGCACGCCCGGCTATCTCGCGCCCGAACAGGTTCTGGGCGGGCATGAAGTCACCGGCGCCGCTGATGTGTTCGCACTTGGCGTGGTCCTGGTGGCAGCGGCGGGCGGCGCTGCCTGGGGTGAGGACGCAGCGATGCCCCTGATGTTCCGGGCGGTGCATCAGTCACCGAACCTTGCGGCGCTCCCCCCGGGGTTGCGTGAGGTGGCAGCGTCCTGCCTGGCGAAGGATCCGGGGGCACGCCCGACCCCCTCCCTGCTCCTCGACCTCCTGGCAGGGCCGTTGCCGAAGGAGCCCGGCCGTAAGCCAGACCCGCCGTCCTCCCCGCCAACGCTGCCGGTCAATCCTGATGATTGCGCGCAGGACACTCTTGGCGGCCCCAGGCCGGTGCCCCCGGTGCCCACCGACCCCTCGGGGCCTGCCTGCACGCTGCTTCGCACGTTGAAAACGAAACGCGGTGAGGGGCGTGTGACCGCGATGGGGTTCAGCCCGAACGGCCACACCCTCGCGGCGAGCTACAGCAGTTCGGGCGTCCATATCTGGGACCCACACACCGGCGAGCAGCTCCGCCTCCTGACCGACGGCACCGACCGCTGCGTTGCGTTCAGCTCCGACGGCTGTACCCTCGCCACCGGTGGCGCTGGCAAAATGGTCCGCCTGTGGGACCCGGACGCGGGCACGCTTCGCAGTCAGCTCACCGGACACAGCGGGACCATTGACTCCTTGGTGTTCAACCCTGACGGCGGCACCCTCGCTATCGGCACCTACGCTGAGGCTCGCCTCTCGGACGCCCGCACCGGCGAGGTATTGACCGGCCTGTCCGGCGCCACGGGCCCTGTGGCGTTCAGCCCGGACGGCAGCACCCTCGCCACAGGCGACGCCGAAGGGCGCGTCCTCATCTGGGCCCCACCCACCGGCCGACGACCCCGTCACCGGCTGAAAGCCGGGAAGCCCTCGCACATCAGCGCACTGGCGATCACCCCCGACGGCCGCACCATCGCCGCAGCCGGCAACACCTTCGCCGAAAATGGCACGGTGTTGGTCCACGTCTGGGACGCTCACACCGGCAAGCAGCACCATCAGCTCACCGGGCACACCGACAACATCAGCGCACTGGCCTTCAGCCCCGACGGCCGTGTGCTCGCGGCCGGCGACAGCGGCGGCACGGTCATCGTCCGGGACACCCGTACTGGGGACCAACTGCTGATCCTGACCAAGCAATCCGAGAAAGTCCAAGCGGTGGCATTCAGCCCGGACGGCGACAACCTCGCCGTAGGCTGCCTTGACGGGGGCGTCCGCATCTTTGCGATCCGTACGAGGTAGCTCCGAGGCAAGCCGGAAGGCCGCCGGAAGCTGGTCTGCAGTGTCCGGGGCAGGTGGCCGGGGCGCGAAGCGACGATGGGTGTGGCTCCTCCAGGGAAGCCTTGAGCTGGGAGAACGCTGGTTGAGGGTGTGGGCGGGGTAGGCGTCCTCCTCCTGTGTGGGTGAAGTAGGGCAAGAGACGGTGGCCGAGGTACTCGTCGATCTGTCTGGCCCGCACGCGGCCGAGACGACGCCGCCGCAGGAGCCGGTGAAGCCCGAAGTGCGGGCGGTAGGGGCGATCATGATGCCGCACGGGCGGGAAAGGCTGACGGCGGATGTCCTGCCGGATGTGCACCGGGACATCGTCGAAGTGGTTGCGGACGCGGCGGGGCCGATGCAGGCCAAACAGATCGTTCCCCGGATCGGGCTGCCCGCGGTGACCACGGCGATTTCGACGCCTACTGGGCGTTGCACCTTGCCCGCGAGCATCACCGCGTCCACCAGCCCACATATGAGCTCGCAGCCTGAGCAGGCGATGTCAGAGCTGATACGGCCACAGACAGACGCTGGCTGCCTCAACATGAACTTCCACCCAGTCGACATCGATACCGTTAGGAAGCGGGGCGGCAAGATCGAACAAGATCTGTGAATCACCCAGCTCAAGGACCGGGCCCCGTTCGGCGATATCGAGTCTGCCGCGCAGAACGACTTCGTGGCCGTCTTGCCAAAGCCCGGGTTCGGCCACCGCAGCTGACCGCGTGTTCCGCTCCCAGGAGATGCCCTCGTCCACGGACCACTCAACATGGTGCTGACCGTCGGCCTGCTCTGAAGCACCGCGCCACACCACCACAGCGACTCCAACAGGTGCGTGAACCCGAACCGCCATCGGCAGGAGCGAGACCTGCGGCATCTTCTCTACACGAACCAACATCTCGCGATCATCGCGCAAACAGCCAGTCGCCCGGCAGCACACATCACGCGACCAAGCCGGATCTTCCCTCAGGAAGAGCTACACCCATCGGAGACTGCATCTCCGCCGCCTCATGCCGCAGCTGTGCGCGCCTGGAAGAGGGCACGTTGTGCCGTGTCTGAGGTGACACCGAGAGCTCGGCGCCGTCCCCCGGATGCTGGTCTGGGACGTCGACCGGGGCTGCGCAGGCTGCGAGCGCCCCGACGCCTGGTCAGGCGGAGGCGAAAGCCTCCTCAGGGGCATCGTCGAGGACGAATCCGTTGTCGAGCCGGACGCGGACCGTGACGCGGAACAGCTGTCGCTGGTAGGCGGCCCACTGCTCTTCCAAGGCCGCCACCTGCTCCTCCAGCTGCTCTCTGCTCGCCGGCGGCATCTGGTGGCCGAAGTCGTCGAGGAGCGATTTGAGGCGCACGTACTCGCGGACCTCGTGGCTCTGCTGCCGGTGGTGCTCGTCCACACGCTCGACTGTGCCCTCGATGCCTGCTGCCAGGGCCACCGAGGCGGCAAAGGCACCCGTCTCCTGCGGGGACTCCCCGGCTGAGGTCACCGACCCGGCCAACCGGAGATCAGCCGCCAGCCGCACCCGTTGGCCCACGTTCAGCGCCATCGGTCCTTCGTCTTCCTCGTCGGTCACCGGCGAACCGGTACACGACGCGTCGCCAGGCGTACCGGAGAGGACAGGATCATCCCACCCCTGGTCTTCGGCGTGATCGAGAAGGGCTCGGAAGAGACGGCGGCGGCCACCACCTGCACCGTCCTCGCGCAGACCGCTGCCGCGGCCGTCCGCACCCGGCTGGAAACGGTGTTGCGCGCGACGTCGACCGCCATCTCCTGGCCGTGATGGCGCAGCCTCTGGTCCAGGCTGGGTTCGAGCAGCGCGTCCACGACGCTGAGGTCGATGCCCTCCCCCATCGCGTCGAGGTGGTACAGGATCGCGACCAGTTCCCCGGGTGCCAGGACGGGGTCGATGAGGCCGGCTGGTGGTCTCAGTCCTCGTCAAGCGGCTCGTCCTCGGGCGCGCCAGGAGCCGACTGCTGGAATTGCTTGAGCTGCAGCGGGTACTGCGAGATGTCCACTTCGGTGCCGTGCTGCAGCAGTGGGCATGTGAGCGGCATCGGCGTCAGCAGTTCGGCCCACCTCGGTTTGCGGCCCTCCGCTTTGGCGACCTCCTGAACGCGCCGGCTGTGCGCGGCGCAGCACGGCCGCGCTCGTCCAGATCTGCTCGGGCAAGCTCCGGTCCGCTTCGGCCGCGCATGTCCTGCGACGGTGAGAGCCGGGCGCGACCCGCGCCGGTCGGCGTTGGTGAGGAAGCCGGGACACAAGACCGAAGACGGGAGTCGTGCGCGCCGCGGGGTTCGACGTCGATGAGTTGCGCGTTCCCTCCCGGTGGCTACTCGTCAGCCGAGGCACACCGTGAGCACGCAGATCTCCGTCGGCGACGTCGATACCAGTGCGGGGCCGGTCTGGGACGAGCCCGAGCCCGAGTCCGTGCTGTCGGCGGTCTGGGGCGCCGACGGCTGCTCCGATGCTGTATCGGAGCGGTCGTGTGCCGTGCCGCCGGCGGACGGGGCGGTGCTCTGCGGCTGCGGGGTCGACGTGGCGGACGGGTGGGGAGGCGCGGAGGCGTCCGGCCGGGCGATCGGCGGCGTGGCGCGGGGCGGGGTCGCAAGGGACTGCTGCCGCGGGGAGTTGGCCGTCGGGGGCTGGGAAGGGGGGTGTGAGGACCGGTGAGTGCGCTGAGCGGCGGCTGGTGTCGCCGCCGGGCGCTCCTGCTCAGGCCTCTGCCCTTCCACGACGCCCATGCTCCGGTCGTCCGGCGCTGTGGCCGCCTGTGCCCGGTCGGTGGAATGCCGGTCCATCGAGGCGATGGTCAGGCCACCTCCGACGAGCGCGACGGCGCTCGCGACCACTGCCCGGCGCTTGTTCTTCTTCCAACGGGCCAGCTGGCGACGGCGTGCCGCCCGTCCCTGCCGTGCGGGCGGCAGATCCTCGACGTCGGCGGCGGGGGCGTACGGGGCCGCGTCCATGTCAGCGTTGGACTCTGCCTTGTTGTCCAGTGGCCGGTCGTGCCATCCGGGGGCCGTGGTTTCCCGGCCGGCCGTTGTGGCCGGTGGGGCGCCCGTCATTGCCAGGGCAGAATTGCTGCGGCGATCGGTGGCGTGTGGGGCGATGTCCGGTGCGTAAGCGCCGCACCCGGGACACACCAGGGCGCCGTTGAGATGCCGGCGACACGAGGAGCAGTAGTCCATTGCGGTCTTCGGGTCTTCCTGGTTCGGCTGCGCCGTCGGCCCGCCTGGGCCACGGCCTGGTCACGTTCGCACAGGGGATCGAGCGGTCAGTCACGCTAACGAGGCTTTCGAAAGGCTGTGTGCAGCCTGCGTGATGCTCCTGTGGGGATGCTTCAGGTGAGGACGGGGCAGGCGGACGTATCCGCCCCGAGTTCGCCTATGGCTGCGTCCCGCGCCACTCCGGCTGACCACCCGCAGTGGCTCTGGTGTGAGCGTCCCGGCGATGGGCTTGCTGGGTCGCATCCCGTCTGGTCAGTAGCTCCGAGGCCTGATGCTGCGTGTGCGCGGCCGCCCGCTGAGCTTCGGCCACGGCGTCACCGCGTTCGCGTACCAGGTCCTCATAGATCGGCAGGTGATCGTTTTCAGTGGAGGTGCGTGTCACAGTCGGCCCTTCGGCTGCCGCCCCTTCCCTGCATGGTTGGCGGCGGGGAAGGCACTGGCGGCAGCGGCTTTGGTGGCGATCGATAAAAGGGCGGTCCGCTGTCAGGCTCGGTTGAGCCGGGCAGCGATCCCATGGCCGATCAGCAAATACATGACAGCCGGGAGACCGAAATTGAGGACAACGCGTAGCCCCTCTGTGTCCATCGTGAAAATGTCCTGTGACCACCAGGCCAGCCAGTTCGCCGTTCCTCTCACGAACTCGACGAACACATTCGTCTGGTTCGCGTCGAGCAGGAACAACAGGATCCACAGGCCGAGCAGGCCCGCCGCGATGTCGGCGATCGTGCAGACGGTGAGGGCCGTGCGCCGCGTGGCGGCCTGACGGCGTATGGAGCGGTCCGGGCCCGGGGGCTGGTTGTACGTCTGATATCCGGGAACCGGGTCGATGTTGCTCACAGGAAATCCGATCGACGTAGTGCCATTTCGGCGCGCTCGCTCCCGGTGTCGAAATTCGTTCCGGGTCGTCGCCCCGCTTCTGCCTGCTTCTGCGTTCGGCATGCGCTGCGGTGTTACACCGCCGTCCGCGATGACCCAAATATGGCTTCCTATTCAGGCACTTACCCAAATGTTCGTGCACCAGAGCACTTTTCCGGATGGATTGGAGGAGGTTACTCGGGGGGCCATCACGATTCCCGGCCCGGTGTGTGCGTGATTCGTGACCAGGCCATGATGGCGACAAGTACGTGTCTTCATAAGGGTGTCGGTCTCGCGACCATCTCCGGCCGCCCGTGACACTCCTGACATGCGGCGCGCTGTGGGGAGTGCCCCCGGGCGGGGGCACGGGGCCCATCCTCCGGGGGAGGTATGCAGGCGCCCGCCTCACCGAACTCGGCAGCGAGGCGGGCGGGGGGCGACGATTGCGGCAACCTGCGGCACGCCCGGCAGACCCCGCCCGAGTTCGAGCCGTACGCCTACGACGAGGTGCCCCCGAGGAGCGCACGAGCGCGACTGGAACTCATGTCCCAGTCTCCAAGTGGGCGCGATCATGGGAAGCGGCTGTGCCTGCCGCTACGGGAGCGGGTGCTGTCGCTCCAGGGTGCTGACGATGCGGCCGGTCGGGAACGACAGCCGTCCCACCGGGACGACCCATTGCGCCCACACAGACAGTGGCTCTGGCAGGGGCAGCCCGGCGTCGGCAGCCGCAGTGGCAACGTGATCGATGCCGCGCAGCAGGGCCTGCCATTGCTGTGCCTGAACGGGTGTCATGCGTGGATCGGCATCGTTGCACCAGGTTGCGGGCTCCTGGCGCGGGGTCAGCGTGGTGCGGAACTGCGCCCATGTTTGATCAGGGTCACGCGTCGCGGCGTGGTGCAGGTGCAAAAAGAGCGCTGGTCCCAGGGACGGGTAGGAGATGAGCGCGGCGAGCAGCACCATACTGCTCCGGTAGGGCCAGTACGCGACCGGTTGCCGTCCATTCAGCCTGTTGCCGGACGGGGAGACGTGCTGTCTGGCGAGGTCTGCGTTGCGATGTGCATGGCGCATCGCTGTGAGCAGGCCGTAGCTGTTGGCGAACCGCTTGACCGCTCGTGGCGTGGACACCAGGAGTGGTGGGCCGAGCAGATCCATGAGCGTGATCTCGTCTGCGGTGAGGGTCAGGGGGTCGACCCGCTCCACGACGCGGGCGGCGGGCAGCTCTGCCCACGCACCTGTCGGCTCGGTGCGTTCTTCGCCGTCCGTCTCAGGTGCAGGAGCCTCAGGTTCGGCAGATGGCTTTGCTGTGTCCGCGTCCGAGGGGGTGGGGGCAGCTGGCGTCTCCGGTGGCTTGGTAGCTGCGGTCCCGACCAGTGTCCGCAACAGACGCTGGTATCCGTTCGTGTCGAGGGGCGGCAGGGTGAGGACCACCTGGAAGATTTTTTCCAGGTACTGGGTGGGGGTTGAGCGCCACAGTTCCTCGTCGTCGGGGTCGACCGGGCTCCCTTCCTCGGCATCGTCCTGCGCGAGAAGCGAGGGCTCATCCACCAGTTCGCGGTAGTGCGAAGCAATGGAGCGCAGGAGCCACCGGGGATCGACGGCTACCACGACGACGAACAGCTCGACGGCCAGCAGCAGATGGATGGCCTCCAGCATTTCGACGACTCGCTGTGGCGGGCAGCGATCAAGATCGTCGATATAGAGGATGATCCGGTCGATCCTCGGCAGTTCGTCCTCTGCTTCATCGGCACGTGCCCCGCTCCTGTCGTCAGGCCGGCCGTCGGAGGCATCGCTGCCGGGTACCTCCTCTCCGTCTGCCAAGTCACGGCCTGGGACCTGGGCGTGAGCGTGGATCGCCCGCTCCTGGGTGGCGCTTGCCAGGAGTTGGGCC
Above is a genomic segment from Streptomyces sp. R21 containing:
- a CDS encoding restriction endonuclease; this translates as MASPRRRRSRKRTRRQLQGWGAVAAAVAVVWAAGHWAAVWPVLAGVLGAVVVCGAGWALLRAHRLAIGEDRQWRAQEEARARELSMAEVDALSWQDFEMYVAGLCRRDGCTKVVVSGKSGDLGADVIGYLADGRKLVVQCKKYAPNRSVSSQDMQKFVGTARLEHGADVALFVTTGRMFTKAALGLALRQDIVALHRDLLGSWVKGARLESLIPLNGSGGGTARRPPA
- a CDS encoding WD40 repeat domain-containing serine/threonine protein kinase translates to MEHIGGYTIRAKLGEGGMGTVYLAYSRGGRALAVKVVKPELAADPAFRARFRVEVTAARAVGGVHTAPVVDADLDGEPPWLATAYVPGPTLSELLAADGPLDEPRLRQLGAALAEALAAIHAHGLVHRDLKPSNIIMAEGGLRVIDFGIARAIGSTRLTATGAIFGTPGYLAPEQVLGGHEVTGAADVFALGVVLVAAAGGAAWGEDAAMPLMFRAVHQSPNLAALPPGLREVAASCLAKDPGARPTPSLLLDLLAGPLPKEPGRKPDPPSSPPTLPVNPDDCAQDTLGGPRPVPPVPTDPSGPACTLLRTLKTKRGEGRVTAMGFSPNGHTLAASYSSSGVHIWDPHTGEQLRLLTDGTDRCVAFSSDGCTLATGGAGKMVRLWDPDAGTLRSQLTGHSGTIDSLVFNPDGGTLAIGTYAEARLSDARTGEVLTGLSGATGPVAFSPDGSTLATGDAEGRVLIWAPPTGRRPRHRLKAGKPSHISALAITPDGRTIAAAGNTFAENGTVLVHVWDAHTGKQHHQLTGHTDNISALAFSPDGRVLAAGDSGGTVIVRDTRTGDQLLILTKQSEKVQAVAFSPDGDNLAVGCLDGGVRIFAIRTR